Proteins encoded by one window of Moorella humiferrea:
- a CDS encoding FmdB family zinc ribbon protein: protein MPEFEFKCSDCGAISTFNKREDADICPNCGSTRLVRIFSVPHIVKSRPEAGGKTLCCGRDSRPEGCTPGGCCHG, encoded by the coding sequence ATGCCGGAATTTGAATTCAAATGCAGCGATTGCGGGGCTATAAGTACATTTAACAAGCGAGAAGATGCGGATATTTGTCCTAACTGCGGCAGTACGAGGTTGGTGAGGATATTCTCGGTGCCGCATATAGTAAAAAGCCGCCCGGAGGCCGGCGGGAAAACGCTGTGCTGCGGGAGGGATTCCCGGCCGGAAGGCTGCACGCCTGGCGGTTGCTGCCACGGTTAA
- a CDS encoding Fur family transcriptional regulator, whose protein sequence is MPVITSLHLEKFQESDRRLTPQRQAVLKAFMELSREHPTAETIYHAARRYCPTVGRATVYRTLDLFTQMGIIVKAPTLNGSARYEMNRSPHSHFVCLKCGRTYEFQRTQEPLGKYTNEEGFEVLSTSTIFFGYCPACRE, encoded by the coding sequence ATGCCTGTCATTACCTCTTTACACCTGGAAAAATTTCAAGAAAGCGATCGGCGTTTAACCCCCCAGCGGCAGGCGGTTCTAAAGGCCTTTATGGAACTGTCCCGGGAACACCCTACGGCAGAAACCATTTACCATGCGGCGCGCCGGTACTGCCCGACGGTTGGAAGGGCGACCGTTTATCGGACATTGGATTTATTTACCCAGATGGGGATTATTGTTAAGGCTCCGACCCTTAACGGTTCGGCCAGATATGAGATGAATAGAAGCCCCCACAGCCACTTTGTCTGCTTAAAGTGCGGTCGTACCTACGAGTTTCAGAGAACGCAAGAGCCTCTAGGGAAATATACAAATGAGGAAGGGTTTGAAGTCCTAAGCACCTCTACAATCTTTTTCGGTTACTGCCCGGCCTGCCGCGAATAA
- a CDS encoding metal ABC transporter ATP-binding protein, producing the protein MDRCLECGEVVRMNDVTFAYNGIPVLEGVNLKVNCGDFLALIGRNGAAKSTLLKIMVGLLRPKSGEVRLFGRDIRNFRDWGLIGYISQNAGDINASFPATVAEVVASGYYGGLKGFLDRRARKNIIDEAMELVGIRDLAGRLIGELSGGQRQKVFLARALAKKPAALFLDEPTTGIDAAAREEFYRLLAHLNRERGMTIVIVTHDIGAAFTRAQKIGCVRDRHVYIHEQINEVDQNHIADVLGYRIGDDYVDL; encoded by the coding sequence ATGGACCGTTGCCTTGAATGTGGAGAAGTAGTTCGCATGAACGATGTCACCTTTGCTTATAACGGCATCCCCGTCCTTGAAGGGGTCAATCTAAAGGTGAACTGCGGCGATTTTCTTGCCCTTATCGGGCGCAACGGCGCCGCCAAGTCCACTCTGCTGAAAATAATGGTGGGCCTTCTTAGGCCCAAAAGCGGGGAAGTAAGGCTATTTGGCAGGGACATTAGGAACTTTCGGGATTGGGGCTTGATAGGTTACATTTCACAGAATGCCGGCGATATCAATGCTTCTTTTCCCGCAACTGTGGCCGAGGTAGTGGCTTCCGGGTATTACGGGGGCTTGAAAGGGTTTTTGGATAGACGCGCCAGGAAAAATATTATCGACGAAGCCATGGAATTGGTGGGTATTAGAGATTTGGCGGGTCGCCTCATTGGCGAACTTTCCGGCGGCCAGCGCCAGAAGGTTTTTCTCGCGCGGGCCCTGGCCAAAAAACCGGCGGCCCTGTTCCTTGACGAGCCTACCACCGGCATAGATGCCGCCGCACGGGAAGAGTTTTATCGCCTTCTCGCCCATCTAAACCGGGAAAGGGGCATGACGATAGTTATCGTAACCCATGATATAGGGGCGGCTTTTACTAGGGCCCAAAAAATTGGCTGTGTTCGCGATCGACACGTCTACATTCATGAGCAAATAAATGAAGTGGACCAGAACCACATCGCCGACGTTCTCGGTTACCGTATAGGTGATGATTATGTGGATCTTTAG
- the modA gene encoding molybdate ABC transporter substrate-binding protein, with the protein MNVRLVRILLGFMLAGVLALSGCSKTKVQPQQLDKAKDEQSLLVYSGAGLKNPVEEIGTAFHAKTGIKINYTFGGAAQLNNQIILTGQGDVYLPGDVAELKPVKEKDLVAWEKDVVYHMPVLAVPKGNPAGIHKLADLGRPGVKVALGDPQALPIGKLADQLLKEKGLLEAVNKNVVVRTPTANELVVYLSTGQADAAIIWEENARSVKDKIEVLAIPELRECVKTVPVAVLTCSQEKELAQQLAEFYTSADACQIWQKWGYKPVSR; encoded by the coding sequence GTGAATGTAAGACTGGTACGTATATTATTGGGTTTCATGTTGGCGGGAGTTCTGGCACTTAGTGGCTGTAGTAAAACGAAAGTCCAGCCGCAACAGCTAGATAAAGCGAAAGACGAACAGAGCCTTTTAGTTTACAGCGGCGCCGGCCTTAAAAATCCGGTTGAAGAGATCGGGACCGCCTTTCACGCCAAAACCGGCATAAAGATTAATTATACCTTTGGCGGTGCCGCCCAGCTCAACAACCAGATAATATTAACCGGGCAGGGGGACGTTTACCTGCCGGGGGATGTAGCGGAATTAAAGCCCGTTAAAGAAAAAGACCTGGTGGCCTGGGAAAAGGATGTCGTCTATCACATGCCGGTACTGGCTGTTCCCAAGGGGAATCCTGCTGGCATCCACAAATTAGCCGACCTGGGGCGTCCGGGAGTGAAAGTAGCCCTGGGGGACCCCCAGGCCCTACCTATTGGCAAGCTGGCCGATCAGCTCCTTAAGGAGAAGGGTTTGTTAGAAGCAGTCAATAAAAATGTGGTAGTCAGGACGCCGACGGCAAATGAACTGGTGGTGTATTTAAGTACCGGTCAGGCTGATGCTGCCATTATCTGGGAAGAAAATGCCCGGAGCGTAAAAGATAAGATCGAAGTATTAGCAATACCCGAATTACGGGAATGTGTTAAAACCGTGCCGGTAGCAGTGCTAACATGTTCCCAGGAAAAAGAGCTGGCTCAACAATTAGCCGAATTTTATACATCGGCGGATGCCTGCCAGATTTGGCAAAAATGGGGCTACAAACCGGTTAGCAGGTAA
- a CDS encoding metal ABC transporter solute-binding protein, Zn/Mn family, with product MKVGYKSRGIVLKLLVIALIFFIAGCRAKEGLVPAESGPLKIYTTFYPLYDFTKKIVGDRAVVENLQPAGVEPHDYEPSPRQIASIYSGKLFIFLGEPMDAWAKKIEGQLQEKGVVTLEAGKGLIENNDPHIWLDPLLAREIARRIFEAVATVDGDNKSYYEKNYHELDEKFAMLDREYRDTLNAVTRRDIVTSHAAFGYLARRYGLNQIPISGLSPQQEPSAQQMAELITLCRSKGVKYIFFETLASPKLAEALAREAGAGTLVLNPIGGLTKEEMEASEDYFSIMAKNLAALKKALE from the coding sequence ATGAAAGTCGGTTACAAATCGCGGGGCATCGTCTTAAAATTACTGGTTATCGCCCTCATTTTTTTTATTGCAGGTTGTCGGGCAAAGGAAGGTCTAGTGCCGGCGGAAAGCGGCCCCTTAAAAATTTATACTACCTTTTATCCCCTTTATGATTTCACTAAAAAGATAGTTGGGGATAGAGCCGTGGTAGAGAATCTACAACCTGCAGGTGTCGAACCCCATGATTATGAGCCTTCGCCCCGGCAGATTGCTTCGATTTACAGCGGGAAATTATTTATTTTTTTAGGTGAACCCATGGATGCCTGGGCAAAGAAAATTGAGGGCCAGCTGCAGGAGAAGGGAGTCGTGACCTTGGAAGCGGGCAAAGGTCTGATAGAAAACAATGACCCCCACATATGGCTGGACCCACTCCTTGCCCGGGAGATAGCCAGGAGGATATTTGAAGCAGTGGCGACGGTAGACGGCGATAATAAAAGTTATTATGAAAAAAATTACCATGAATTGGACGAAAAATTTGCCATGCTGGACCGTGAGTACCGAGATACCCTGAACGCCGTTACTAGAAGAGATATCGTAACCTCCCATGCCGCCTTCGGTTATCTTGCCAGGCGTTACGGCCTCAACCAGATTCCTATCAGCGGGCTTTCACCCCAGCAGGAACCGTCGGCCCAGCAGATGGCGGAGCTCATAACCCTTTGCCGCAGCAAAGGCGTAAAATATATCTTTTTTGAAACCCTGGCCAGTCCTAAACTGGCCGAAGCCCTGGCACGGGAGGCGGGAGCGGGAACTTTGGTTTTAAATCCTATCGGCGGATTGACTAAGGAAGAGATGGAGGCCAGCGAAGACTACTTTTCCATTATGGCAAAAAATCTGGCGGCCCTCAAAAAAGCCCTGGAGTAG
- a CDS encoding metal ABC transporter permease: MWIFSFDFMQRALIAGMITAVLAATLGVFIVLRRLSLVGDSLAHASLAGVAGGMLLGFYPFYGALLAAAGAALIIEFIRRAFPRYAEVALAVVMSGGMALAVIMISLKKVFNADLFSYLFGSLVAVSPRDVAVIAGAGIFILISVTLLHRELFAITFDEEAARLAGIPVTAVSIYFTLLTALTVALAVRVVGTLLVSALMVIPPAVSLQVARSFKETFVIAILAALISVTCGLYASFIFDLAPGGTIVLIAAGLLVAVMVGKGVIKKWM; this comes from the coding sequence ATGTGGATCTTTAGCTTTGATTTCATGCAGCGGGCCTTGATAGCCGGTATGATTACCGCCGTTCTGGCCGCCACCCTGGGTGTCTTTATTGTACTTAGAAGGTTATCCCTGGTGGGTGACAGTCTGGCCCATGCCAGCCTGGCCGGCGTCGCCGGAGGGATGCTCTTGGGTTTTTATCCTTTTTACGGCGCCCTACTTGCGGCGGCCGGCGCCGCTTTAATCATCGAGTTTATCCGCCGGGCCTTTCCTCGCTATGCCGAAGTAGCCCTGGCGGTAGTCATGTCCGGCGGTATGGCCCTGGCTGTGATCATGATCAGCTTAAAAAAGGTCTTTAACGCCGATCTCTTTTCATATTTGTTCGGCAGCCTGGTGGCCGTATCCCCAAGGGATGTGGCGGTCATTGCCGGTGCCGGCATATTTATCCTTATATCCGTAACGCTTCTACACCGCGAGCTTTTTGCCATTACCTTTGACGAAGAGGCGGCGCGCCTGGCGGGAATACCGGTCACTGCCGTGAGCATTTATTTTACCTTGCTCACTGCCCTGACCGTCGCCCTGGCGGTAAGGGTGGTGGGGACCCTTTTGGTGTCGGCCTTAATGGTAATACCGCCGGCAGTGAGCCTGCAGGTTGCCCGCAGTTTCAAAGAAACTTTCGTTATAGCCATCCTGGCGGCCCTTATTTCGGTGACTTGCGGCCTGTACGCTTCGTTTATTTTCGATTTGGCCCCCGGGGGGACTATTGTGCTTATTGCGGCGGGGTTGCTGGTGGCAGTTATGGTTGGGAAAGGAGTAATAAAAAAGTGGATGTAG
- a CDS encoding ABC transporter permease, whose product MKLFKAANIFITCLVLLFIMVAVGTVLVRGLPHIPFSLTSPELIFAIRLSLLTSIISTAACLIVAIPIAYCLARYNLPGQSLMVNILRIPLTLPPVVSGVCLLLLFGTTALGKTLAGLGLRFVFTVQGIILAQFFVNLPSLITVLKAAIENVDIRLEYVARTLGYSQAGAFFKVTLPLIRNNILAGLVLTWGKALGEFGAVLMLAGATRFKTETLPISIYLNMATGDMEALMASATILILIAVITLAIFERVGAKPFERLPDL is encoded by the coding sequence ATGAAACTTTTTAAAGCAGCTAATATATTTATTACCTGCCTGGTGCTACTTTTTATCATGGTTGCCGTGGGGACCGTGTTGGTTCGGGGGCTTCCCCATATTCCTTTTTCTTTAACGTCGCCGGAGCTTATTTTTGCCATCAGGCTCAGCCTTTTAACATCAATAATTTCTACAGCTGCTTGTCTGATCGTCGCGATACCTATAGCTTACTGCTTGGCCCGCTATAACTTACCAGGTCAGAGCTTAATGGTAAATATCCTCCGCATCCCCTTAACCTTACCGCCTGTTGTCTCCGGTGTTTGCCTTCTCCTCCTTTTTGGGACTACCGCCCTCGGCAAAACCTTGGCCGGCTTAGGCCTGCGTTTTGTTTTTACCGTCCAGGGGATAATTTTGGCCCAGTTTTTTGTCAATCTACCTTCTTTAATTACCGTTCTCAAGGCGGCCATAGAGAACGTGGATATCCGTCTGGAATACGTAGCCCGGACCCTGGGTTATTCCCAGGCCGGGGCTTTTTTTAAAGTTACCTTGCCGTTAATCCGTAATAATATCCTTGCCGGTTTGGTTCTTACCTGGGGCAAAGCTCTGGGAGAATTTGGCGCGGTGCTCATGCTGGCCGGCGCCACCAGGTTTAAAACGGAAACCCTGCCCATTTCTATCTATTTAAATATGGCTACCGGCGACATGGAGGCTTTGATGGCCTCAGCAACTATTCTGATCCTCATCGCGGTTATTACCCTCGCGATTTTTGAGCGGGTGGGGGCGAAACCCTTTGAAAGGCTGCCGGACCTGTAA
- a CDS encoding hydrogenase iron-sulfur subunit, whose translation MQDFEPKIVAFCCYYCAYSAADLAGSLRLQYPANIRVIEMPCSGKTDVRVLLEAFEKGADGVYVLGCMEGDCHFLKGNYRAKRRVKQAKKILDEIGIGGERLEMYNLSAAMGPRFAEIAQEFTERIKKLGPSPLNKNYPPPPKEGEGHKGNSTKAGEGE comes from the coding sequence TTGCAGGATTTTGAGCCGAAAATCGTCGCCTTCTGCTGCTACTACTGCGCCTACTCGGCCGCCGACCTGGCCGGGTCTTTACGGCTGCAGTACCCGGCCAATATCCGCGTGATTGAAATGCCCTGCTCCGGGAAGACCGACGTGCGGGTACTGCTGGAGGCCTTTGAAAAGGGCGCTGACGGTGTCTACGTCCTGGGCTGCATGGAGGGCGACTGCCATTTCTTGAAAGGTAATTACCGGGCCAAGCGCCGGGTTAAGCAAGCCAAAAAAATCCTGGACGAGATCGGCATCGGCGGCGAACGCCTGGAGATGTACAACCTCTCGGCGGCCATGGGCCCGCGCTTTGCGGAAATCGCCCAGGAGTTCACCGAACGGATTAAGAAACTCGGCCCTAGCCCGTTGAACAAAAACTATCCTCCTCCCCCAAAAGAAGGCGAAGGCCATAAAGGAAATTCGACGAAAGCAGGTGAAGGGGAATGA
- a CDS encoding iron-sulfur cluster assembly scaffold protein, giving the protein MYGELLLDHFINPRNVGVIKNADGIGTIGDPDCGDYLCIYIKVKDNRLADVKFQVYGCPAAIATSSILTEMARGKTLEEGLKITDADVAAAIGGLPEVKLHCSNLGASALHEAIRDYQRKFKEGG; this is encoded by the coding sequence ATGTACGGCGAACTGCTTCTCGATCATTTTATAAACCCGCGTAATGTAGGCGTCATAAAAAATGCGGATGGCATTGGCACTATAGGCGACCCTGACTGTGGCGACTATCTCTGTATTTATATAAAAGTAAAGGATAACCGGCTGGCAGACGTTAAATTTCAGGTTTACGGTTGCCCGGCGGCCATAGCTACTAGCAGCATTCTTACGGAAATGGCCAGAGGTAAGACATTGGAAGAAGGCCTTAAAATTACCGACGCCGATGTGGCGGCGGCAATTGGCGGTCTGCCGGAAGTTAAGCTACACTGTTCCAACCTGGGAGCCAGCGCCCTGCATGAAGCAATTCGCGATTATCAAAGAAAGTTTAAGGAAGGGGGTTAG
- a CDS encoding methylenetetrahydrofolate reductase C-terminal domain-containing protein — protein MIIAEAKPLAEVAGLINDAQKILVVGCGGCVTVCLAGGEKETGILAAALRMLRKKEGNPLETVEVTLTRQCDPEYVDMLAKYVTDDIDAIISLACGVGVQFLAERYPKWVVPALNTKFAGATIEHGVWEERCGLCGECILYKTGGICPVIRCSKSILNGPCGGSQNGKCEVNPETPCAWQLIYDRLKTLGKLDLLLEIQPPKDWSKSRDGGPRKVVREDVRLA, from the coding sequence ATGATTATCGCCGAGGCTAAACCCCTGGCCGAAGTGGCAGGGTTAATCAATGATGCGCAAAAAATACTGGTGGTCGGCTGCGGCGGCTGCGTGACCGTGTGCCTGGCCGGCGGCGAAAAGGAAACGGGGATTCTAGCCGCTGCTTTGCGGATGTTAAGGAAAAAGGAAGGCAATCCCCTGGAAACGGTGGAAGTCACCCTGACCCGCCAGTGCGACCCGGAGTACGTCGACATGCTGGCTAAATATGTAACCGACGACATCGACGCCATCATCTCTTTGGCCTGCGGCGTCGGCGTCCAGTTTTTGGCCGAACGCTACCCTAAATGGGTAGTGCCGGCCTTAAACACCAAGTTCGCCGGCGCAACTATCGAGCACGGCGTCTGGGAAGAACGCTGCGGCCTCTGCGGCGAGTGCATCCTCTATAAAACCGGGGGGATCTGCCCCGTTATCCGCTGCTCCAAAAGCATTCTCAACGGCCCCTGTGGCGGCTCCCAGAACGGCAAATGCGAGGTCAACCCGGAAACCCCCTGCGCCTGGCAGCTCATCTACGACCGGTTGAAGACCCTCGGTAAACTCGACCTCCTCCTGGAAATCCAGCCGCCCAAGGATTGGTCCAAATCCCGGGACGGCGGTCCCCGCAAAGTGGTACGAGAGGATGTGAGGCTGGCATGA
- a CDS encoding radical SAM/SPASM domain-containing protein codes for MKWPDPRNFLQRFFSSRRKIPVLQLEVTSRCQLKCSFCPHTFLQDGWYGADFPWELFVRYIAPYLQQVGLIYFQGWGEPLLHPRLFDMMQLAKEQGCRVGFTTNGILLGTAILERLVEMQSDILGLSVAGGNQVTHAMLRSGSSLKRLLTNISRLADIKQKRGSPLPKIICSYLMTRKNLLELPAFIELAASAGADEVVATNLDLTLSPEMEELRVFACPGEALPGDYLFAVQAAEEQAGRLGLNLRVYPLQFNLDVMVCDAWPLKHIFINSHGEVAPCVYLGLPYKGVAPRYFCRQEAPFTPFNYGKITEGLTRVIKNKAAREFKQPFRYRLDLTNPFLLDNPEVPVPPPPCTNCYKLFGL; via the coding sequence ATGAAATGGCCAGACCCCAGAAATTTTCTGCAGAGATTTTTTTCATCAAGGCGGAAAATACCGGTCCTCCAACTAGAGGTCACCAGCCGCTGCCAGCTTAAATGTTCTTTTTGTCCCCACACCTTTTTGCAAGACGGCTGGTATGGCGCTGACTTTCCGTGGGAACTTTTCGTGCGCTATATCGCCCCTTATTTGCAGCAGGTAGGTTTGATCTACTTCCAGGGCTGGGGCGAACCTCTCTTGCACCCGCGGCTATTTGATATGATGCAGCTAGCCAAAGAACAGGGCTGCCGGGTAGGCTTCACTACCAACGGCATCCTCCTGGGAACCGCTATTTTGGAGCGACTGGTGGAAATGCAGAGTGACATCCTGGGCCTTTCTGTAGCGGGGGGCAACCAGGTAACCCATGCTATGTTACGTTCCGGCTCCAGTCTCAAGCGATTGCTTACTAATATTAGCCGCCTGGCAGATATCAAACAAAAGCGAGGTAGCCCTTTACCCAAAATTATCTGTTCTTACCTGATGACCAGGAAAAATTTACTTGAACTCCCGGCCTTCATAGAACTTGCGGCCAGCGCCGGGGCCGATGAAGTGGTGGCCACCAACCTGGATCTCACCCTTTCCCCGGAGATGGAAGAGTTAAGGGTGTTTGCTTGTCCGGGAGAAGCACTTCCTGGAGACTACCTTTTTGCTGTTCAGGCTGCCGAAGAGCAAGCCGGGCGTCTGGGTCTTAATTTAAGAGTTTATCCACTGCAGTTTAATCTTGACGTCATGGTCTGCGATGCCTGGCCCTTAAAACACATTTTCATCAATAGCCACGGCGAGGTAGCCCCTTGTGTTTACCTTGGACTGCCCTATAAAGGTGTAGCACCCCGTTACTTTTGCCGGCAGGAAGCGCCCTTTACTCCTTTTAATTATGGCAAAATTACTGAAGGCTTGACCAGGGTGATTAAAAATAAAGCCGCCCGGGAATTTAAACAGCCCTTTCGTTACCGGCTGGACCTGACCAACCCTTTTCTCCTGGATAATCCGGAAGTACCGGTGCCTCCCCCGCCGTGTACCAACTGTTACAAGCTCTTTGGCTTGTAG
- a CDS encoding Rossmann-like domain-containing protein: protein MQFLESIREKFRRMIETRNLSGDEEVKIVSARPLTPEEAIGRPERQDFPLLKGKETMIQATFLGSCGQAYTDMPGNYQGTLKEVLAIPLCTNYERAVFIATLNAVMRHLKLIDRTIHCRDREPGLCAARLVDYVRERFGSPRIAFIGLQPAMIAALAAHFPIRVTDLDPDNVGRRKDGVLIEDASRTPEIVAWSDLVLATGTTAVNDTLSGVMGVKPVVFYGVTISGIARLEGYEQYCAFGH, encoded by the coding sequence ATGCAGTTTTTAGAAAGCATAAGGGAAAAATTCCGCCGAATGATAGAAACGAGGAACCTCAGCGGCGATGAAGAGGTAAAAATTGTCAGCGCCAGGCCGTTGACACCGGAAGAAGCTATCGGTCGGCCGGAACGCCAGGATTTTCCCCTTCTGAAGGGCAAGGAAACGATGATCCAGGCCACGTTTTTGGGTTCTTGCGGCCAAGCGTATACCGACATGCCCGGCAACTACCAGGGGACTCTCAAGGAAGTTTTGGCTATACCCCTATGCACCAATTACGAAAGGGCCGTTTTTATCGCCACCTTGAACGCCGTGATGCGCCATTTAAAGCTAATTGATAGGACCATTCACTGCCGCGACCGGGAACCGGGACTCTGTGCCGCCCGCCTGGTAGATTATGTCCGGGAGCGTTTCGGCAGTCCGCGCATTGCCTTTATCGGCCTGCAGCCGGCCATGATCGCGGCCCTGGCCGCCCATTTCCCCATCCGGGTGACAGATCTCGATCCCGATAATGTCGGCCGGCGCAAAGACGGGGTTTTGATAGAAGATGCCAGCCGTACGCCGGAAATAGTCGCCTGGAGCGATTTGGTTTTAGCCACCGGCACCACGGCCGTCAATGACACTTTATCCGGGGTAATGGGAGTAAAACCCGTCGTCTTTTATGGGGTAACCATCAGCGGGATTGCCCGTCTAGAGGGTTATGAGCAGTATTGTGCCTTTGGACATTAA
- a CDS encoding MBL fold metallo-hydrolase — protein MAGTIEIINLVDNTVTSRGLIAEHGLAFLVRIGKRTILFDTGAGGAVVQNMLSLGLDPREITAIALSHGHDDHTGSLKKICEITGPLPVYAHPDIFVAKYRLREGEEARYIGIPWSRAELEASGAVFHLSRQPVELGEGIFLTGEIRRRQAFEAISREFRLLAGGEYLQDSLWDDQSLIITTREGPLVLLGCAHSGLISTLEHVLDLTGASRIFAVIGGTHLKDAGPERLEETIKTLPRFGLQYLVACHCTGFRASAALYQALGDKFIYNEAGRTFRFDC, from the coding sequence ATGGCCGGAACCATTGAAATTATCAACCTGGTAGACAATACGGTCACCTCCAGGGGCTTGATAGCCGAGCATGGCCTGGCTTTCCTGGTACGAATCGGGAAAAGGACCATCCTTTTCGATACCGGGGCCGGGGGTGCCGTTGTCCAGAACATGTTGAGCCTGGGTCTCGATCCGCGGGAAATTACAGCTATTGCCCTGAGTCACGGCCATGACGACCATACCGGAAGCCTGAAAAAGATCTGCGAGATTACCGGCCCCCTTCCCGTATACGCCCACCCCGATATCTTCGTGGCTAAATACCGCCTCCGGGAAGGGGAGGAAGCCAGGTATATCGGTATCCCCTGGTCGCGGGCAGAATTAGAGGCAAGCGGTGCGGTATTTCACCTCTCCCGGCAACCCGTCGAGCTGGGGGAAGGAATTTTTTTAACCGGCGAAATCCGTCGTCGACAGGCTTTTGAAGCTATAAGCCGGGAATTTCGCCTCCTTGCCGGTGGCGAATACCTCCAGGACAGCCTCTGGGACGACCAGTCTTTAATCATCACTACCAGGGAAGGGCCGCTGGTGCTCCTGGGCTGCGCCCACTCCGGCTTGATCAGTACCCTGGAGCACGTCCTGGACCTTACCGGTGCCAGCCGCATCTTCGCCGTCATTGGCGGTACCCACTTAAAGGACGCCGGCCCGGAGCGGCTAGAGGAGACGATAAAGACTCTGCCGCGGTTTGGTCTCCAGTACCTGGTAGCGTGCCACTGTACCGGTTTTCGGGCCAGTGCCGCCCTCTACCAGGCCCTGGGAGATAAGTTTATTTACAATGAAGCAGGACGTACCTTCAGGTTCGATTGTTAA
- a CDS encoding Fur family transcriptional regulator: MDVEELLRQNDLRVTPQRKAILAVLKNTRSFLSAQDLFQKVIEILPGTNFSTVYRNIDLLLEKGLLCRVSSQTGADLYELRREEGHHHHAVCKMCGAYFAVDFCPMEELVQELDRKGFLPTEHCFEVYGLCAKCREGKRKIE; this comes from the coding sequence GTGGATGTAGAAGAACTGTTAAGGCAAAACGACCTCAGGGTAACTCCCCAGCGAAAGGCCATCCTGGCGGTCCTTAAAAACACCCGCTCTTTTTTAAGCGCTCAAGATCTGTTCCAAAAGGTCATTGAAATTCTTCCCGGAACAAATTTTTCTACCGTTTACCGCAACATAGATCTATTGCTCGAAAAAGGGCTTTTATGCCGCGTTTCTTCCCAGACAGGTGCCGATTTATACGAACTGCGGCGGGAGGAAGGACACCATCATCACGCCGTGTGTAAAATGTGCGGCGCTTATTTTGCCGTTGACTTTTGTCCCATGGAAGAATTAGTACAGGAGTTGGACCGCAAAGGGTTCTTGCCGACGGAACATTGTTTTGAAGTTTACGGCTTGTGCGCGAAGTGCCGGGAGGGAAAAAGAAAAATTGAATAA
- a CDS encoding methylenetetrahydrofolate reductase — MKTESKLERLLSQGHFVVSGEIGPPKHANPEGIKKHAALLKDYVDAMNLTDNQTAIVRLSSIAAGVHVLASGGEPIIQMTVRDRNRIALQSDLLGAYSLGMRNVLCLSGDHQSFGNHPTAKNVHDIDSIQLIKIVKDLRDEKKFACGEELKGNEPRFFIGAAANPFADPFEFRVLRLEKKINAGADFIQTQCIFDMERFEKFMAMVRERGLHKRAYIIAGVMPLKSAKAARYMQQSVAGMIVPEEIVSRMEKAADPKAEGVAICVEQIKHLRNIEGVAGVHIMAVMWEDIIPTIVKEAGLYPRPKVD, encoded by the coding sequence ATGAAGACGGAAAGCAAACTGGAAAGACTCCTTTCCCAGGGGCATTTCGTGGTGAGCGGGGAAATAGGGCCGCCGAAACACGCCAACCCCGAAGGGATAAAAAAACATGCCGCCCTCCTTAAAGACTACGTGGATGCCATGAATTTGACGGACAACCAGACGGCCATCGTGCGCCTTTCCAGCATCGCCGCCGGCGTCCACGTCCTTGCAAGCGGGGGCGAACCCATCATCCAGATGACGGTCCGGGACCGCAACAGGATCGCCCTGCAGAGCGACCTTCTGGGCGCCTACAGTTTAGGTATGCGCAACGTCCTCTGCCTCTCGGGCGACCACCAAAGCTTTGGCAACCACCCAACGGCCAAAAACGTCCATGACATAGATTCCATCCAGCTCATCAAAATCGTCAAGGACCTGCGGGACGAGAAAAAGTTCGCCTGCGGGGAAGAGCTGAAAGGTAATGAGCCCCGCTTCTTCATAGGCGCCGCTGCCAACCCCTTCGCCGATCCCTTTGAGTTTCGGGTCTTACGGCTGGAAAAGAAAATCAACGCCGGGGCCGACTTCATCCAGACCCAATGCATCTTCGACATGGAGCGTTTCGAGAAGTTCATGGCCATGGTCAGGGAAAGGGGGCTTCACAAAAGGGCCTACATCATCGCCGGCGTCATGCCCTTAAAATCCGCCAAAGCCGCCCGGTATATGCAGCAGTCGGTGGCCGGGATGATCGTTCCCGAGGAAATCGTCAGCCGCATGGAAAAAGCCGCCGACCCCAAAGCCGAAGGGGTGGCGATATGCGTTGAACAGATAAAACACCTAAGAAACATTGAAGGTGTAGCCGGCGTGCACATCATGGCCGTCATGTGGGAAGATATCATCCCCACCATCGTCAAGGAAGCCGGCCTCTACCCCCGCCCCAAAGTGGATTAA